AGCAGGGCGACCCAACTGCCTACAAACTGCCACGCCCGATGATGCGAGCGGATAAGCTGAACTTCAGTTTCAGCGGATTAAAAACGGCGGTCCTGTATGCGGCTCGCGGAGTACCCGGGCCCGACCAATTGAGCGAAACGCCTCCCGAATGCGTGGCCGATTTGGCGGCTTCATTTCAGCAGGCGGTGGTGGATGTCTTGGTATTCAAGTGCAAAATCGCGCTACGAAAATCGGGCCACCGCCGTTTGTGCGTCGGCGGCGGGGTGGCGGCGAATCGACTATTCCGCGAACAGATTGCGGAGATGTGTCGCCGTCAAAGTGTTGAGCTACTGATTGCTCCACCGGAACTATGCACGGACAACGCCGCCATGGCTGCGATTGCGTGGGAGTATCTCGATCAGGGACGCACGGCGAACCTGGACGTGGACGTTCTACCTGGATTGGTTCGGCCCAAACGCAAATGACCGTGGCGTACCCACGCCTCCCGCTTCAGAGATCTTGCGGTTCCGAATAAAGGCCCCGCATTGGTACCTCTCCCAGGCGAAGCCGTTGGGGGAGGTCGGACAAGCGAAGCAATGTCCGGGAGGGGGGCACGCGCGGGTATGCATGTTCCACGCAGCCCTCCCCCGATCTTGCTTTGCTCGATCGAGCCCTCCCACAATAAATTGCGGGAGGGGTTGGAGCGACAGTGAATTCGTATCCCGCGCGTTGGGAAGGTGAATTGTCTCACACGTCCGACATTTGCCCGGCCGCATTCACTGGGAAATCGTACGGATCGCCCACGAATTCCAACCGATCACTTGCTTCCACGAGTGGAAAGTACGCTTCGGATATTCGGGCGTGAGTCAGATGCAACGTGTCGGAAATCTGCAGCACCTTGGCATCCTTAGGAGCACTCATCCCGATCGTTTGCAGTGCCGTTTCCACGGCCAGAGCGTCTGTCGGCAGAGTGATTGGAATCATGGCCGCTTCCGGATGGTTGGCGGTCACGCAGTTCACCCGCGTCTTGTCGTGATCGACCTGGTCCACGCAACGTTGAGTCGTATATTCTGCCATGCCGATGCCGGTGGCGTTGCCGTGACTTTCCTCGGTCAGTGAACGTATCAAAATGCGCAGGCAGTTGACCGAATCATCTTTCGTGGCCGCGTGGTCATTAAACTTTCGCCCGACCACGTTTGCGTCCATGCCTGAGCCACTGATGTTCTTGCCGATGCGATCGACGATTAGTAAGTCGGCATAATCGAATGGCAGTCGTGGCAGCCAATCGCATGCCTGCTTCAAAAGTTCGGGTTCACGGCCTGCAAACGCAGCCGGAGCCACCGCTTCGATCATCGCCGTCTCATCGATGGCGTTCTCCAAAATTGCCAGGCCACCCACCACGCTGCATTCATGAAGGACTCGTGCAGCGATTGAATCTATCATCTCAGGAAAACTATGACTCATAATTCCCTGATGGTAGACCTTCGCACCGTGATGCTTGCCCAGCCCGATTAGCATCATCTTGTGCAAGCCGGATTCGATTGGGCCCACAAATCGCGTGTGCGGCTTGATGCGATTGACCACCAACACGTGGTCTGCTTCGTAAGCAAACCTGTCGAAGTGGACAGGGATTCCGAAGCTGGTTTCGGCTACGACGACCGTGTCCATTGTTGCTTTGATGGGCGCTTCGACAGATTGTTCCGTCACGCCCAGGCCAGCCAGCACTTCGAGCTGGCCTTTCACCGTGCCGCCGCCGTGGCTGCCCATCGCCGGGACGATAAACGGAGCAGCGCCGATCGACTTCAGATACCGAACGGTTTCACGAATGATCATCGCTATATTGGCAATGCCACGACTGCCGGCGGTCACGGCAACCGTCTGGTCAGGCTTGATGATGCTGCTTAGCGACAGACCAGCCAACTGCTGATGCACGGTTTCGGCAATGTTCTCCACCTTCGGCGCATCAAAGCGTTGGCGGACGTCGCACATGCGGGGAAGCTGCATCGTTAGGATTTCTCTTCGATCGGCAGGGCGTCGATTTTCGCGGCAAGGATGAAATCGTTAAGCGACAATCCATCGATGGCGTGAGTCCAGATATCAATTGTCACGTTTCGGTAGCCGACCAGATGCAAATCCGGATGGTGACCTTCGGCTTCTGCCAGTTCAGTCACATGTTTGAAGAATTCCATCCCCGCGACGAAGTTCTTCACGGTCCACGACTTGGTGATGCGATCGGGCTCTGACAGGATCTTCCAGCCGTCCACTTCCTGGTTTTGTCGCGCGGCTTCTTCGGGTGTCAGCTTCGGCACGCCTCCTTCGCACGGCACGCATTTGACGGTTCGCAATTGTTCTTTGGTGGATACTTCGGTCATTGTGATTACCTCCTTACCTGTGCGGCCACTGCAAAATTGCAGCGCCGGAAAACGGTCGCGGTCTCGGCTCTGTCGCGTAGTTTGAAATTTGCCCATGCCCCGGAACTCGTGAGCCGCAAGACGCTAGCCGCCAGTTTTTCGTCCGAACGACATCTGCAACGGAGCGGGAAGAGCAACGTGGCGCGATCGCGTACGAGCTATGTTAAGGGCGGACAGATCATCTGACCAGTCATTCCGCTGGAGGTGGAACGCCCAGAGACTTGCCGCCGTCGATGGCGATGCAGGTGCCGGAAATCATGCGAGCACCATCGCTGCAGAGATACGCGATCGATTCAGCAACTTCCTCCGGGCTAATCATGCGGTCCCACGCTCTGGCCAAAGGGCTGGCTGCAATGAGTTCGCGGACCACGGCTTGGCGATCCGGTCGATCCGCGAAGTTTTCTTCGATCATATTGGTTCGTTCGACAGGGCCCGGGCACACGGCGTTGACTCGAACTTTATCCTTCGAATGACACAACGCCAGACTCTTAGTCAGCCCGGCAAGCGCCATCTTGCTGATGGAATAGACGGGGTCATGACTGCGGGGCAGCAGTCCCGCGTTACTGGCAACGTTGACGATGCTGCCGCCGGTCGGTTGTGTCACCATATGAGCGATCGCTGACTTGCAGCCGAAAAACGCGGCTTTCAAATTCGTGTCCACGACGCGTTGCCAGTCGTCTTCGGAGACGTTCTCGATCTGAGCCACAAGGCCTACGCCGGCGTTGTTGACCAGTGCATCGATTTGCCCGGTCTCTTGAACCGCGGCATCAATCAGTTGATTGATATCCGCCACTTGCCGGACGTCGCAAAGTGAAGTCTCAACGCCTGCCGCCCGCAGAGTCTGTTTGGCCTCATGTGAATAGTGAACATCGCCCGCGAACACGCGATTTCCGAGTCTGGCAAAGTGCAAAGCCGTCGTCAGCCCGATACCGCTGCCTGCTCCCGTGATGACGGTTGTCTTAGGTTGGTCAGTCATTCCCGCAGTTTAGTCACGCAAGCAAATCTGGCAAAACGTCCTCACGCACGCCGTCACGAACTGAACTCAGGGCCGCATTTGGCTTCAACGGTGCGTCGTTGCCGACGGTGGGTTGCTAAATGGCCAATCGTTCCCGTAGTCTTCCGTCGATGCTGCAGTTTTTTCTGAATCCGGTCATGCTTGCCGGGCTGGCCGGAGTCGGTCTGCCCGTGGTCGCGCATTTGTTGAGTCGTCGGAAGTACGACGTCGTTCAATGGGGGGCGATGCAGTTTCTTAACCCCAGTCGGAAGACTCGGCGCAAGCTTAAGCTGGAAGAGCTGCTGTTACTGCTCATTCGCATGTCGGCAATCGCACTCTTGGCCTTCGCGGCGTCACGGCCGTGGATCAGCAGCGGGTTTCTGACGGGCTACCGTTCTGCCGGTTCGCGCGACGTCGTCTTTGTGATCGACGGATCGAATTCTATGAGTCGCAGCGACGGGTTGACGAACCTGCATCAGAAAGCCATTCGCCGAGCCAACGAATTTCTGGCGACTTTGCGACCAGGAGACACGGTCGCCGTGATTGACGCTCGTGACCAGCCGATTCCGATCGTAAAATCGCCGCTGCAAAATCACGATGTGGTGCGTGAGAAACTGAAGTCGATACCGCCGCCCGCTGGCGCTGGTGATTTGCAGCGCGCGTGCGAAGAAGCCGTTGGAATTCTGGGCCGATGCAGCAATGGGGCTCGTGAGATCATTGTATTCTCCGACCGTCAACGCAGCGGCTGGTCACCTTCGGATAATGCTTCGTGGGAACGCTTTGAAGACGTCTTGAACTTTCCGTCAGTGCGGCCGGATTTGTGGGTAGTTGACGTCAGCAGCGGGCTGGGAGCGATCCGCAACAACGTGTCGCTGGGGCGTATTAAGGTGTCTCGCGATCTGACCGTGCCCAACTTTCCGGTCAGTTTTCAGGTGCCGGTGCGAAACTCCGGCAGCGAAGCGGTTAATGTGCCGCTGCAGATTTTGACCAACGGTCAACGAGTCGCCAATCTGGACGCGACCGTGTCCGTGCCGCCTCAATCAGAAACTGTGTTCAGCCGCTCAATTAGTTTTACGGGTGCCGGCACGAACATCGTCTCGATAAAACTGTCGCTGCCCGAAGATCCGGTCGCGGCGGACAACGCCACTCACGCTGCGGTTCAGGTCACGTCGGCCGTGCCTGTGCTGCTGGTGGAAAATTCTGACAGTCTGAACAGGTCGAACTGGAATACCTTTTTCGCGTCGTTGGCGTTGACCAGTCCGGACAATAAGTCCCCATGGATTGTGGCGAAAACGGTGAAAGCCAATGACCTGACGGCGGCGGACCTGCAGTCGGTGGCGGCCGTGGTGCTGGCCGATGTCACAGAGTTGCCGGAAGGCCTGCCGCATCAGCTACTCGACTTCGCAACTCGGGGCAATGGCGTATTTCTATGCCTTGGCCGCGACACATCGCCAGAAAGCTTTCAAAAGCTGTACGCCGCACCCGGGCTGCTTCCGACAGTTCGGCTCACGCGAATGAAGACGGCCGATCCAGACGCTGCAACGCCCGCGACTGTCGCGCCGTACAGTCTGGAAAGTGAATGGCTAAATCGTTTTCGAGAGCGCAAAGGGGCCAGTCTGCTGAAGGCCATCTTTCGCCAATGGTGGCTGGTAGAAACCGGCGTGACCACTGCGGACGACGACTCCGACAGCGAAGCCGGCGACAATGCTTCGACAATTCCCGACCGCGGATTAAGCAGTCTGCAGGAGTTAATCGATCCACCTGTCACGGTCGCTCAACTGAACACCGGCGACCCTTTGCTGTTGCAGGCAGCCTGTGGGCGAGGCAGCGTGCTGCTGATGACAAGCAACATTAACACGTCCATGAACAACCTGCCCACCACGCCCGACTACGTTCCCTTTCTACATGAGGCGTTGTTCCAGATGGCAGCGTCGCGTGTGCAGCGGAATGTCCGGTTCGGTCAGCCGCTCATTGCGACGGTACCTAACGAGGACGCACCATCCGATGCAACAACACGTGACGAGCCCCGTTTGTCGTTCGCCACACCGTACGATGAGTCGCTGGAAGCAGAGCTTCGGCCCGACAACCAGGACTGGATTGCGTCGCTGCCCGCCACGCGGTTCCCTGGCGTTTACGAATTACATGAAACGGACAAGCCGGAAGGCGAGCCGCTGGATGCCTTCGTTATTAACTACGATCACGAAGAAGACAACCCGGAAGAATTGACGGCTGATGATCGAGCCCGCCTGATTGTCAACGACCGCATGACATTCGTCGATTCCCTGGACCAGCTTCAAAAACAAATGTACGGTAACGAATCGCGCAGCGAACTATGGGCGTGGCTGCTGTGGCTGTTCCTCGGCCTGCTGCTGGTCGAAATCTGGATGACGCGCCGACTGGTCATGAATGGCCATGCGGGGCGGGACGGCCCGCCAGCCGATTAGAGCTTACGCTCCGAATGGCAGACGGCGTTCCCGTTGGTCACTTACCGTTCCATTGAAGTATCTTGCGGGCT
This DNA window, taken from Fuerstiella marisgermanici, encodes the following:
- a CDS encoding lactate racemase domain-containing protein, which gives rise to MQLPRMCDVRQRFDAPKVENIAETVHQQLAGLSLSSIIKPDQTVAVTAGSRGIANIAMIIRETVRYLKSIGAAPFIVPAMGSHGGGTVKGQLEVLAGLGVTEQSVEAPIKATMDTVVVAETSFGIPVHFDRFAYEADHVLVVNRIKPHTRFVGPIESGLHKMMLIGLGKHHGAKVYHQGIMSHSFPEMIDSIAARVLHECSVVGGLAILENAIDETAMIEAVAPAAFAGREPELLKQACDWLPRLPFDYADLLIVDRIGKNISGSGMDANVVGRKFNDHAATKDDSVNCLRILIRSLTEESHGNATGIGMAEYTTQRCVDQVDHDKTRVNCVTANHPEAAMIPITLPTDALAVETALQTIGMSAPKDAKVLQISDTLHLTHARISEAYFPLVEASDRLEFVGDPYDFPVNAAGQMSDV
- a CDS encoding 4a-hydroxytetrahydrobiopterin dehydratase; this translates as MTEVSTKEQLRTVKCVPCEGGVPKLTPEEAARQNQEVDGWKILSEPDRITKSWTVKNFVAGMEFFKHVTELAEAEGHHPDLHLVGYRNVTIDIWTHAIDGLSLNDFILAAKIDALPIEEKS
- a CDS encoding SDR family NAD(P)-dependent oxidoreductase, with product MTDQPKTTVITGAGSGIGLTTALHFARLGNRVFAGDVHYSHEAKQTLRAAGVETSLCDVRQVADINQLIDAAVQETGQIDALVNNAGVGLVAQIENVSEDDWQRVVDTNLKAAFFGCKSAIAHMVTQPTGGSIVNVASNAGLLPRSHDPVYSISKMALAGLTKSLALCHSKDKVRVNAVCPGPVERTNMIEENFADRPDRQAVVRELIAASPLARAWDRMISPEEVAESIAYLCSDGARMISGTCIAIDGGKSLGVPPPAE
- a CDS encoding BatA domain-containing protein, translating into MANRSRSLPSMLQFFLNPVMLAGLAGVGLPVVAHLLSRRKYDVVQWGAMQFLNPSRKTRRKLKLEELLLLLIRMSAIALLAFAASRPWISSGFLTGYRSAGSRDVVFVIDGSNSMSRSDGLTNLHQKAIRRANEFLATLRPGDTVAVIDARDQPIPIVKSPLQNHDVVREKLKSIPPPAGAGDLQRACEEAVGILGRCSNGAREIIVFSDRQRSGWSPSDNASWERFEDVLNFPSVRPDLWVVDVSSGLGAIRNNVSLGRIKVSRDLTVPNFPVSFQVPVRNSGSEAVNVPLQILTNGQRVANLDATVSVPPQSETVFSRSISFTGAGTNIVSIKLSLPEDPVAADNATHAAVQVTSAVPVLLVENSDSLNRSNWNTFFASLALTSPDNKSPWIVAKTVKANDLTAADLQSVAAVVLADVTELPEGLPHQLLDFATRGNGVFLCLGRDTSPESFQKLYAAPGLLPTVRLTRMKTADPDAATPATVAPYSLESEWLNRFRERKGASLLKAIFRQWWLVETGVTTADDDSDSEAGDNASTIPDRGLSSLQELIDPPVTVAQLNTGDPLLLQAACGRGSVLLMTSNINTSMNNLPTTPDYVPFLHEALFQMAASRVQRNVRFGQPLIATVPNEDAPSDATTRDEPRLSFATPYDESLEAELRPDNQDWIASLPATRFPGVYELHETDKPEGEPLDAFVINYDHEEDNPEELTADDRARLIVNDRMTFVDSLDQLQKQMYGNESRSELWAWLLWLFLGLLLVEIWMTRRLVMNGHAGRDGPPAD